In Neomonachus schauinslandi chromosome 12, ASM220157v2, whole genome shotgun sequence, the sequence ACACTAAATGTCCAGGGTCAAAGTATTCAAAACTATCACCTCGTGGTTTGTTTAATCGAATACTCTAGCTACGTGTATCCGCTGTAATTCAGCAGGCTCTTTAATCTTTAACTAAATTATCATTTAGTGGTATGATCCAAAAACTGTTTTGAATTTTGGTAAGCAATCTCCATTTCCAACTAGCATTTTCAGTCTCCTTAATGATTAGATTTAATACTTAGAGAAACATATCGCTATTTACTCAGAGTGCTATACATTCAAACAAGCAACCCTATTAAGTGACGTCTTCGAACACATCTCTAAATAATCTGTGGTGCATGCCCTCTCCTAGCAGCACGGTGCGTTACTAACATTGTTTGAGGACATCTCTCTGTGAGCAGTGCAAAGGTAATTCTCCAGTGGAAGAAAAGAGGAGGTGGAAAGTGGGGAGCAGAAGTTAAAAAGATCCCATtcagctccccccgccccccccgggaACGTTCTCAGCTTGAATGCATGAATGCAGAACTGAGCGAGGCCCCTGACATGCAGGGTCTCCTTCGCCACAAGGAGTGCCCAGATCCTGCCCCACGCCCCAAAGATGATGTAAACTCAGGCTGGTGGCCTGGTAGTGTTTGCGTCTTGGGCGCCCCTCTCTTCTTTGGGGCTCTTCTTGCCGTAAAGCAGCTTGGCAGGTCTCGCCTCGGGCAAGACTAAACACCCTCCATCCCGCATATCCAGCCCTGGGTCTCTGGTAGCAACCTCCACTCAGGAACTGCAGGACCCAGGGCAACCTCCGTGTGACCCGCCGCTGCCGCCGGAGCATCCGCCCCGCCCATTCGGTCCCTAAATCCCGCCTCCGCGTCCCCGGGGCCCACTCCCTCCCGCCGTGGCCCCGCCCCTGCGCTCCCGCATTCCATCTCCACCCCCACGCGCTCTGTCCGCCCCCTCGCAGCAGGGCCCCGCCTCTCACACTCCCCGGCTCGGCACTCCACCCTCTCGCGTTCTGGCCCCGCCCCCGCACTCCAGGGCCCCGCCCCCGCACTCCAGGGCCCCGCCCCAGCGCTCTCGGGTTCCGCTCTCTTGGGCTCTGGTCTGGCGCTCGGGCCCCGCCCCCACGTTCCCTCTGGAGTCCCGGGGGGAGTTGCCGCGCGGGGGGAGGCGTGGCCGTGGTGCCGGCGGAGGCGCGGGCGGCGCGGCCAGGACTTTGGCTTTGACACGGACGGCGAGCTGGAGCTGTGGCTCTGGTGCTGGGCACCGACGCGGTCCTGGCGGATCCCGCGTCCGAGTCGGGCGCAGGACTTTTCGCCTCGATCAACGCAACTGCGGCGACGCCGCAAGTCCTGGTGCAGCCTCAAGACTTGGTGCAGCCACGGCGGCCGGATTTcgccgccgctgccgcctccGCGCAGCCCTGCAGCTCCTGCCGGCTCTGGGAGAGCGACTCTGAGAGTTTCTCCCGCAGAAAGAGCCGGGACGCGCGGCCCGAGGAGGCCCAGCCACTGACCCGCACACGCGCGGGCACCAGGATTGGAGGCGGGGGGCCCGCGCAGTCCTGGGTTGGGCTCAGGCTTCAGAGCCTCAGGTGGAAGGACGCCCCGGGGGAGCAGCGGAGAGGTGGGGCGCGGGGACCGGCGGCGGGTCTGGTGGGGGTCGATAAAACCGCTTCTCGGTACCTGCCCTAGTAAGGGCGGGATTCCCAAGTTGCAGGTGGTGCTGACTGTCAGGAGGCGGGGTGGGCGTGGGGGAtgctctctcccttctgcccGGGCCCAGGTGGGGGCGACCTAAGGGGGGATGGCCTCATGGCTGCGAgaagtgagagaggcagagaccagAGATGTGGGCTGATGAGGATAGGTCTCTTTGCAAGAGAAGCAGCTCATAGCCTTTTTGGACCCTAGTGTGACAAAAACCACATCTCTCCAGAGGAAAATCCATATGGGCCAGCCTCGTGCCTGTTCAGGAGTTCACGGACGGGCCATCAGCCTGGGACTCCTGGTTAAAACTCCTGCTCTAGTTAGGGAGTGCAATGCAAACTGATTACCTGATTCAATCGATTTGTGTGcttattaatttgttttccaGGTGGCCAAGTGAAAGGTACTTTTGGACACCCTGGGCATGGAGATTTAGCGTTTGTCTTTGGTAACCGTTTCATTCCCTGCATCCTGAACCTTCCCTCCTTCTGTGCCAGTAAGGTTGTTGGGCTTCCTCCCTAGCCAGAGAGTTCTTCTGTGGGGGTGAGGCCTTCCCGGGCCACTGACCCTGGCCAGCATGGGGAGCACGCTGGGCTGCCACCGCTCCATACCGCGGGACCCCTCGGACCTGTCCCATAACCGCAAGTTCAGCGCTGCCTGCAACTTCAGCAACATCCTGGTGAATCAGGAGCGGCTCAACATCAACACGGCCACCGAGGAGGAGCTGATGACCCTGCCTGGTGTGACCCGTGCAGTGGCACGCAGCATCGTGGAGTACCGGGAGTACATCGGTGGCTTCAAAAAGGTGGAGGACCTGGCACTGGTCAGCGGCGTGGGTGCCACCAAACTGGAGCAGGTCAAGTTTGAGATCTGCGTGGGCAGCAAGGGCAGCTCTGCGCAGCACTCTCCCAGCTCCCTGCGGCGAGACTTGCTGGCGGAGCAGCAGCCTCACCACCTTGCCACGGCCGTGCCCCTCACCCCGCGTGTCAACATCAACACGGCCACCCCGGCTCAGCTGATGAGCGTTCGAGGCCTCACGGAGAAGATGGCTGTCAGCATTGTGGACTACCGCCGCGAGCATGGGCCCTTCCGCAGCGTGGAGGACCTAGTGAGGATGGGCGGTATCAATGCTGCCGTCCTCGACAGGATCCGGCACCAGCTGTTTGCAGAGAGGTCCAGGCCCCCGTCTACCCACACCAATGGAGGCCTGACCTTCACCGCCAAGCCTCACCCCAGCCCTACCTCACTAAGCCTGCAGAGTGAGGACCTAGACCTACCACCAGGGGGGCCCACCCAGATCATCTCCACCCGCCCTTCCGTGGAGGCCTTCGGAGGCACAAGGGATGGGCGGCCAGTGCTGAGGCTGGCCACTTGGAACCTGCAGGGCTGCTCAGTGGAGAAGGCTAACAACCCTGGGGTGCGAGAAGTGGTGTGCATGACACTCTTGGAAAACAGGTGAGGGCGGGGACCCCCCGGGGGCCTGGGGTGTGAGGGCACTTCTTGCATGGCCTCATCTGTGCATGCAAATGAGTggactttttggggggggggtagggagagggcaAGATTATCCAATCAGTGTTCTTGAGGCCCCAGCCGATACTGTCACCTGTGGCTGAGCTCTCGTGCtgtagaatgttctgaatacagcCATTTGGGCTTATGGCCCATATCTTGAACGTGGTATATCTGAGGTCAGTTCATAATTTTGGGGTTAAGTGGAGATTACGTTGGTGTTACTGCTTTGGAGAATGTTGTTTGACTCAGAAGACTTCGTGGGGTTTATACCAGATCAGGCGCTCAGAGGCCTGGGAACTATTGCACAGTTTTGCATATGAGAAAGAgctagttggattttttttttttttttaatgagagggagagtgacattTGTCTCACCAAATATGCCCATTTGTGTGCACAAAATCATCTGAAAGGCCAATTATTTGCAAACACTATACACTGTGTATATTCACCAAAATGCTGTGAATGAATCActcctcattctttttccttatttagcCTGAAGTTGGTGTTCAGGCCCACAACTGCAGCCCCAGATGTATGTAACCTTTCTTGTCCCGTAGCCAGGAAAGGTCAGGCTGACATGTGGTGAATATTGGCCAGATTTTCCCATTTGAACCCCAGGGGAAGAGACTTGTAGGAAGGGCTCTTACCCCAGCATGTTTACATTATTCACAACACCGCTCTCTGTAGGAACTTCCgttaactgccccccccccccataaaacaaaacaatatgatTGTAGCAGTAACTCCTGCTGTTAGTAAAATAGTGTAGTGTATCATGTAATCAGctttgggaaggaaagaaatatttttagtggTCTCCTCTCCGTCAGAAATCCTCTGATCCTGGTCTTGAGGGATCGTGCCCTGCCACCCGCCAGACATGTAGTATGTTTGTGGCCACCAGCTACTTTTCCTTTGCACTGGCTTGTCAGCGAGCCTGGTAGGGCAACAGTTCAGTGACATGAAGTGTATCCTCAGCGGGCAGTCGCAGTGCATCAGGATAAATGAGTGAGGAGGAAACCAGGTCACACCATTTCCCTGGCACCGTCCCCGTGGCACTGTCATCCCAGGACCGAGGGATCATGC encodes:
- the EEPD1 gene encoding endonuclease/exonuclease/phosphatase family domain-containing protein 1; translated protein: MGSTLGCHRSIPRDPSDLSHNRKFSAACNFSNILVNQERLNINTATEEELMTLPGVTRAVARSIVEYREYIGGFKKVEDLALVSGVGATKLEQVKFEICVGSKGSSAQHSPSSLRRDLLAEQQPHHLATAVPLTPRVNINTATPAQLMSVRGLTEKMAVSIVDYRREHGPFRSVEDLVRMGGINAAVLDRIRHQLFAERSRPPSTHTNGGLTFTAKPHPSPTSLSLQSEDLDLPPGGPTQIISTRPSVEAFGGTRDGRPVLRLATWNLQGCSVEKANNPGVREVVCMTLLENSIKLLAVQELLDREALEKFCTELNQPILPNIRKWKGPRGCWKAVVAEMPSTQLQKGAGFSGFLWDAAAGVELRDATSQENSPGNGHGKPMGPSLYLARFKVGSNDLTLVNLHLAALTLPGGENPSRNHSDSHRLAGFVQTLQETLKGEKDMIFLGDFGQGPDSSDYDILRKEKFYHLVPVHTFTNISTKNPQGSKSLDNIWISKSLKKVFTGHWAVVREGLTNPWIPDNWSWGGVASEHCPVLAELYAEKDWNKKEGPRNGNGVPLERSEAHIKHER